Below is a genomic region from Actinomadura sp. NAK00032.
CCCGGACGACCGTCCGCCGGTCGGCGGGATCGCGTAGGCCGTGTCGGCCAGCACCCGCCAGGCGGCGCGGGCGTGCGGGTCGGCGCCGCCGTAGCGCGCGTCCGCGTACTCGTCGAACCACCGGTGGACGTCGACGGGGCCGTCATGCCAGGGCATCTCGGCGAGGAACTCGACCGCGACCGGGTTGTTGTAGCTCGCCTCCGGCATGATCGCGATCCCGTCGAGCGCGCTGCCGCCGGCCCGCGCCCGCCACGCCCAGAACCGCTCGTTCCAGGCGCCGATCGGCGCGCCGACGGTGGAGTTGCCGCCGAAGTTCCAGATCGACCCGAAGGCGTACGGCGTGCCCTTCCAGTCGGCGTCGCGGTCGACCTTGAGCGCCCGGTCGGACAGGCCGTCCACGATGAGCATCCTGCTCCGGTCGACGGCGGCCACCGTCTCGGCGCGCGGGTTGCTCTGCCAGCCGAGGATCACCCAGGTCGCTCCCGGGTGCGCCTTCTCCAGCGCGTCCTGGACGGCCACCGAGGCCTGGCCCACCGGGATGTCGCCGGCCTTGCCGCCCTCGTGCAGCAGGTCCATCTTGTACATCGTCGACTTGCCGAGCAGGCGGTCCTGGACGCCGTAGAAGCGCTCGGCGACCTTGCCGAACACCGGGTTCGTCGGCGCGAGCCAGTCGGGCCGGGTGAACCCCTGCCAGGTGCCCTGCGGCACCGTCACGGCGCCCGGGTTGCGGGTCTCGAAGTCGGTCGGGACGGTGCCGAAGTAGCCCGGCAGCACCGGCGTGATGCCGACTCGCCGCATCCGGTCGGCGATCCGGCGGCCGAGCTTCGCGCGGTCGCGGATCTGGTCCTCGCTGATAGGCGAGGTGAAGTTGGACATGTTCTGCAGCAGCCACCACGGCTGGTACCCGGCGCCCGGGATCCAGGAGCGCACCTCGTCCGCCGAGTAGCCGAACGCCTTCAGCGTCTCGAAGTACACGGCCTCGGTGCCGACGGGCATGAACATCTCGTTGACGCCGTGCAGGGCGTAGACGTCGATGAGCCGTTCCCAGTCCTCGAACGTCCGGTAGGGCCCGGAGTAGCCGTCCTCGGTGTCGTTGCCGGCGAACCGGTGCTTCACGACGGACGACTGCTCGATCGGCCGCGCCGGCAGCGGGAGCCGCCGCGGGAGGTCGAGCTGCTCGCCGGTCCAGGAGATGTCGGCCTTGACCACGTGCTTGAGGTACCAGTTGAAGCCCATGAGCAGCGCCGGTGTGCTGCTGCCCGCGATGACCAGCCGCCGGTGCCGGCCGGAGACGCGGAAGGCGTCCCGGTCGCCCCGCAGGGTCTCCAGGCTCACCTGCGCGGCGTACCGCGGCCCGACCAGCCGCTTGATCACCTCACGGGCCGGGCGCACATCGAACGCTGGCCGGCCGTGGCCGGCCGTCTCCGCCGATGCGATGGTCCCGGGCAGCACGCCGATGACGAGCAGGACGCTCACCACCCCGGCCACCGTGATCCGCCATCTTCGCTGCGTGCCGCTCCGTCGAACCACGGTCGCGTCCCTTCGCCGGGTTTTGATCGGGGCCCAAACTAAATACCTCTCGGCCGGACGGTCAAGATCCAAAGCCCCGGAATCTTTTCCCGGTGGTCCGGCGCCGGCCGGGGCCCGGTGACGCGCGGCCCCGGCCGGCGGCCGCGCCCGGGCCACCTGCCTAGGCGGCCCAGCCCGCCCCCTCGGCTCGCAGATTCCGTGGCGAATTCGGTGTGGAATCAGAACGGTCGAAATCAGGGCCGGTGGGCATTGCAGAGCGGGCGGCGAGTTTCTCGCCGCCCGCCTTGCCGTTCGGCGTCGGGTCTGGGGGAGTTTGTAGCCCAGAGCGCGGAGTTGGGACGCGTTCAGGCTGGACACGTTGTGGTCGTGATCGGTGGACGCGTATTGGTGGATGGCCCACTGCTTCCACGGGGAAGGCGCGGTCACTCGCCCGGCGGCCTTTCCGTAGTGCGCGACCCACAAGGGGTATTCGCCCAGTCGTTCACCTGGCGCGTGGAGCGCCCGTCGGTGGTCTCCAGGTCGAGCATGAGCAGGTCGCCGGCCCCCAGGCCCGCTTTTGTCACCACCGAGAGGTAGTGGTCGGCCTCGCGCACCGGGTCGTCGCCCGGGCGGCCTTAGTGGAAGGCGCCCCTGACCAGGCCGTTCCGCTGGATCCTCGTCCAGTTCTCGGTGAAGGTCGGGTCGTCGCGCCGCAGCCCCTCGGTGGCCTTCGCGATGCCGAAGGCGAGGTCCTCGCGCCCCCAGTCGAAGCCGCGGTCGTAGCGCGAGACGTCCACGCCGTACGGGTTCGACGGCGCCGGGGACGCGGCCGCTTCGGCGGGAGCGGCGACGTGGAGCGGCGCCCCGCTCGCGATCACCCTCGCCATCAGCAGGCTGCTGCCTCTGCCGCGCTTGCCGATCATTTTTCGGATGCCCGTTCTCGCCGGACTCGGGAGATTCGGCGTCCGACCGGATTTCGACCGTGCAGGGCAGGTTAACCGGAGAACGAGACGGCTGGGAGATCGTCCCCGGCAAATAAATTATGCATAAGAGGGTGCGTTCTCCGTGCGGTTTCCCCGGCGCGGCGGGCAATTCCGGGCATGCGGGGTGGCCCGTCAGCCGGGCAGGCGGATGAGGCGGCGCTCCACGGCCGCGGCGACGGCGGCGGTGCGGGTGGCGACGCGGGGCGACAGCGCCGTCTCGCCGCGCGCGGCCGTGCGGACGCTGCGGAACAGCTCCTCCGGCGGGCCGGCCTTGAGCAGGTACCCGGCGGCGCCGGCCGCGATGGCGCGGGAGATGTCGGCGTCGGAGTCGTAGATGGTCAGCACCAGCACGCGCGGCGGGTCCGGCAGCGCGAGGACGCGCCGGGTCGCCTCCACGCCGTCGATGCCCTCGCCGAGCTGAAGGTCCATCAGGACGAGGTCGGTCGGGACGAGCCCGACCTGCCGGACCGCCTCCGCGCCGTCGGCCGCCTCGGCGACGACGGTCCCCGCGCCCGGCGCGCTCTCGACCGTGAGGACGCCGCCGACCTCCGCGACCCGGTCCCGCATGGCACGCAGTCCGTACCCGCGCCCCGGTGCGGACACCGCGTCCGCCGGGTCGAATCCCGGGCCGTCGTCGGCGACGTCCAGGGACACCGCCTCGCCGAGATAGGTCAGCGTGACCATCACCGCGGCCGGGGCGGCGTGCTCGCGCGCGTTGGCGACGGCGCCCTGCGCGACGCGGAGCAGCGCCGCCCGCACCTCGACGTCCACCGGATACTCGTCCCCCTCCAGGCGCGGGTGCTGATCCCGGCGCGGCCCGACTGCGCGGTGGTGAACCGCTTCGGCGGGCCGTCCCACCAGGAGGTCGTCGCGCTCCTGCTGGAGGCCGGGGCGGATCCGGAGCCGGCCGACCGCCAGGGCGCGACCCCGCTGCGGCACGCCGAGCGCGAGGGGCACGGCGAGATCGCGAAGCTGCTCCGCGACGCCTAGCCCGGCCGGCCGGCGCCGGGCATGCGGAGACCCCCGGACCCTGGTGGGTGCGGGGGTCTCCGGCTCGCGTCGGTAGGACGGCCGGCGTCAGTAGGACGGCTGGCTCGGGTCGATCTGGTTGACCCAGGCCAGGACGCCGCCGCCGACGTGCACGGCGTCGGCGAAGCCGGCGCTCTTGACGACCGCGAGGGCCTCGGCGGAGCGGACGCCCGACTTGCAGTGCAGGACGATCTTCTTGTCCTGCGGCAGCCGCTCCAGGGCGGAGCCGTTCAGGAACTCGCCCTTCGGGATCAGTGTCGCGCCCGGGATCGAGACGATCTCGTACTCGTTGGGCTCGCGGACGTCCACCAGGAAGATGTCCTCGGCGCGGTCCTGCATGGCCTTGAGGTCGTGCACGGAGATCGTGGAGTCCTTGGCGGCCTCGGCGGCCTCGTCGGAGACGGCGCCGCAGAAGGCCTCGTAGTCCTCCAGCAGCTCGGTCTGCGTCGGGTTCTTGCCGCACAGCGGGCACTCGGGGTCCTTGCGGACCTTGACCGAGCGGTACGTCATCTCCAGCGCGTCGTAGATCATCAGGCGGCCGACGAGCGGCTCGCCGATGCCGGTGAGCAGCTTGATGGCCTCGTTCACCTGGATCGAGCCGATGGACGAGCACAGCACGCCGAGCACCCCGCCCTCGGCGCAGGACGGCACCATGCCGGGCGGCGGCGGCTCGGGGTAGAGGCAGCGGTAGCAGGGGCCGTGCTCGGCCCAGAAGACCGACG
It encodes:
- a CDS encoding response regulator, with the translated sequence MDVEVRAALLRVAQGAVANAREHAAPAAVMVTLTYLGEAVSLDVADDGPGFDPADAVSAPGRGYGLRAMRDRVAEVGGVLTVESAPGAGTVVAEAADGAEAVRQVGLVPTDLVLMDLQLGEGIDGVEATRRVLALPDPPRVLVLTIYDSDADISRAIAAGAAGYLLKAGPPEELFRSVRTAARGETALSPRVATRTAAVAAAVERRLIRLPG
- the moeZ gene encoding adenylyltransferase/sulfurtransferase MoeZ is translated as MSLPPLVEPAAELTRDEVNRYSRHLIIPDVGMSGQKRLKNAKVLVVGAGGLGSPALLYLAAAGVGTLGVIDFDVVDESNLQRQIIHRQSSLGKPKVESAAETVREINPLIDVVVHNTALDRDNIMDIFSQYDLILDGTDNFATRYMVNDAAVLLGKPYVWGSIYRFDGQASVFWAEHGPCYRCLYPEPPPPGMVPSCAEGGVLGVLCSSIGSIQVNEAIKLLTGIGEPLVGRLMIYDALEMTYRSVKVRKDPECPLCGKNPTQTELLEDYEAFCGAVSDEAAEAAKDSTISVHDLKAMQDRAEDIFLVDVREPNEYEIVSIPGATLIPKGEFLNGSALERLPQDKKIVLHCKSGVRSAEALAVVKSAGFADAVHVGGGVLAWVNQIDPSQPSY
- a CDS encoding alpha-N-acetylglucosaminidase TIM-barrel domain-containing protein, coding for MVRRSGTQRRWRITVAGVVSVLLVIGVLPGTIASAETAGHGRPAFDVRPAREVIKRLVGPRYAAQVSLETLRGDRDAFRVSGRHRRLVIAGSSTPALLMGFNWYLKHVVKADISWTGEQLDLPRRLPLPARPIEQSSVVKHRFAGNDTEDGYSGPYRTFEDWERLIDVYALHGVNEMFMPVGTEAVYFETLKAFGYSADEVRSWIPGAGYQPWWLLQNMSNFTSPISEDQIRDRAKLGRRIADRMRRVGITPVLPGYFGTVPTDFETRNPGAVTVPQGTWQGFTRPDWLAPTNPVFGKVAERFYGVQDRLLGKSTMYKMDLLHEGGKAGDIPVGQASVAVQDALEKAHPGATWVILGWQSNPRAETVAAVDRSRMLIVDGLSDRALKVDRDADWKGTPYAFGSIWNFGGNSTVGAPIGAWNERFWAWRARAGGSALDGIAIMPEASYNNPVAVEFLAEMPWHDGPVDVHRWFDEYADARYGGADPHARAAWRVLADTAYAIPPTGGRSSGHGGLFAAAPSLTTTRPHRWAQAAFAYDPAAFARALPELLKVDRSLRRSSAYRYDLLEVARQAVADRSRTLLPQINAAYQARDLAAFTKLTDSWMDHIKGLDALTGTDRSSMVGPWLQRARQAAGSPAEARQLEYEARKLITSWGESDTNLHDYAYREWSGVLRDYYAPRWKKLFDGLKEALRTGGEPPTVDWYAMAEAWSKDDGKYRTRPSGDTYTEASKTLRRLMGDTYDLRLALRPTGSLSGSASVAASVTNTNYFASMSGLTFDVSAPAGVEVRPAGPEKGEIDPGATLEQAWTLHRTDALPAGTTQVAVEFTVGFDQAGQHLTRKATAVLPVAADGRVQLSDLPFTYSRNHDGIYAVARDTVTPGTPEGNGKPIRLDGTFYSKGLGTNANADVRVALNQGCQRFTTVVGIDDAMNHTADGDVIVRVFGDGRPLHETGVLRSGLAASGAEAVRLDVDVTGVKELRLVVDQYDVNRWFDAVSFGVPTLTCTSPPATR
- a CDS encoding ankyrin repeat domain-containing protein, whose protein sequence is MLIPARPDCAVVNRFGGPSHQEVVALLLEAGADPEPADRQGATPLRHAEREGHGEIAKLLRDA
- a CDS encoding GH25 family lysozyme; this translates as MARVIASGAPLHVAAPAEAAASPAPSNPYGVDVSRYDRGFDWGREDLAFGIAKATEGLRRDDPTFTENWTRIQRNGLVRGAFH